A window of Hypomesus transpacificus isolate Combined female chromosome 7, fHypTra1, whole genome shotgun sequence genomic DNA:
tctctctctcggtctctctctctctttctctctctgtctttctgtctctgtcactttATTGTTGCTTCtttacccctccaccccctgcctccctttctcagccctttctcttctccctcatACAGATGTGCTGAGGTctttcagcctgtctgtcttgctCTTGATCATTCCACACCTTGCCTGACCGGAGGTACCGGAACCTTCCGCTGTTCACTGGGGTGGGCTCCACCTGACTCCTGGGGAAGAATGAGAGGGATCACGACCCTGTCCAATCAGCTGCTTCCTGTTGTGTCAGAGGGCTCTTCCGAGGCCTGTGGTGatcagaggagaggctgggagcacAGCATCCGGCTGTGAAGAGGCTGGGGCAGTTAAAGACATACATCAGTGAACAGTAGCTGCACTGGGACCAAGGGAGATACTAAGGGGGGAGAGcgcaggggtgagagagagggagagagggacatacacacagagagagagagagagagagagagagagagagagagagagagagagagagagagagagagagagagagagagagagagagagagagagagagagagagagagacagagagagagaagcacagagaaagaaaaggacagacagataaatagaaagagagagagagagaggtgcaagAGGGATGGTGATAAAACAGAAGTGGTGTTATTTATTGCTAGGGGGCCAGAGAGAGATGAGTTCACTCACTGTGAGGTGGAACAGAAGAGCGAGTGGTCATCTGGGGCTCTGCATGACCTGTTGGGGGACGTTTGAAGCTTTCAAAGACTTGACAGAGCTGTtcttccagacagttacatagACAGTCTATTCCAGAATAGTGTTATGAATGTGAATGATCTTGACCAATGGGATTAGAGAAGCATGATGTTGCTGTGAAGGGCACAGGGACTGAGGTGAACTGAAGGCCGACATTGGCACAATATATCATGTGGAGAATTAGCTGGTTAATACTGGAGAAGGGTGTTACAGGCAAATTAtgtatttaaaaaagaaatCCATTGTCGTTGGACATTCCGGAACTTGCTCAACTCTTTTGGCACATATTTAAGGATAGATGGGAGCTTTTTTCCTTTCCCTCCTGGTGAGTGACTGTTCTGACCTCCCTCTGCCCCACTCACAACTGTCACTCGCTGATACAGGAATATTTTTAAATCAGGGGCTGGCGGGTTGATGGGATGAGGATGGGGTATCAGCGTCCCCAGAGGTCTTATAAATCTGGACAGTTTACTGGTGGGGGAAGCGGCCAGACCTCTCTGTGTCCGAGGCCAGGATAATCCCAGTACTTCCTCTCCTCCGTGTCTCTCCCCTGGCCCACCGCCTAATGCATTTACTGTAACTAACAGCCGTTGTTTCCCGATTGACACGCTCCCATCCCTTTCTCCAGGAATGTGTGCGCCGTACTCTTGACtctgtgtgtgcggtgtgtgtgtgtgtgtgtacagggtagGGGACAGGACTTTCTGGCCAGGGGCTTGATTTCTATGCTAGCATTGGGCCTACAAACATTGATGCGAGGGTGCTCAAAATGTatagagtatgagagagagagagagagagagagagagagagagagagagagagagagagagagagagagagagagagagagagagagagagagagagagagagagagagagagagagagagagagagagagagtgtaattCGTTTTTtgggagagagtcagggagagaaaagTTAGCTTTAGAGAAATATGGGTGACAGAACTGGTCTGGAGGTCTGGGGAACTCATTAATTTTCACACCAATGGCTACTGGCCACCTCTTCCACCCACTCTTtcttcaccccaccccccacaaccCTCTCAGTTCCCCTTTCTCCAACTCCACCCCcagctcctcaccctccaccctctaccCTATGATGGCTCTGGCAGATAGGGTGCTGTAACAGGGCCTCCGTCACGCTtgtcctctctcttgctctcctccctccctccctctccctccctctgtctctctctccctctgtctctctctaatacCCTGCCCCTGTTGGAGCACCACCACAGCAAAAGAGGAACGCGCGTGTCAAGTCCTCTCGTGCAGGCAGCGTCCGGCACCTTTCAACAGCCTTTAGGCCGTTTAATGAACCATGTCCCTTATCGGCACAGGGTGACCCTGGCACATGGCCTGTGGAAGTCACACTGCGTACAGCACAGGCACATCACACAGGAACAAACACATGGACAAATTCTGAGTTTCAAACAAAGACATGTTTTCACAATCGTCAGATCTGGAAAACCATCCCCAACCCTTTTGTCTCTGGTTTATCTGAATGTGTAGTGATGCGTGTATTCGAGAATaccttggtttgtgtgtgttcatgtgtgttgtGTCTACAACCCAACTGAGCAAGCTGTCTTGCCTCAAGGGATTATCCGCGATGGCGTAGAGGTTCCCCCTCGTCTGTGGCCGGCTCGCcaggcgagggggaggaggtgggggtggtagGGTGGTCCTGGGTGCTCGGGGCACCCTGTGACCTTTATTCTGGGTCGGGTGTCAGGGACTCGCCCTCTGGGAGGACTGCAGCTTGACCCCTTCGTCTCGTGTCACATGGAGCTGTGTTCCAGACAGGCTCCAAGGTCATGTTCAGAGCCCAGACACAAAACAGACTGTCAGagcgacagagacacagacaggctgagagggaTGTCGCGAAGGGTGCAAGAAGGACAGAGcccgaaaaaaagaaagaaaatagaaGGGAGAGATAAGGGAATGAAAGGCAAAGAGAGAAGGCCGTTGATGAGAGATAAAGGCACAGTGGTGTGAAAGAAGTGGGACTAATTCCACTTTAGTTCACGTCTTGGGTAAATACATTAGGAATGAGTCAATGCTGGCAGGCCACAGTGTGACTAAACACCACAGGGGTCAATAACTCTAGGTCTATTCTGGCTGCTTTCTGACCAAAAACACACTAACGTCACAGGTTTTTTATTGTTCTGAATGGCACTTTGAAGGAACACCCCTAGTGATGCACATCAGGTGGAGAGGGAACTCAGCAAGTGAGCCACAGAAGAAAGATCTAGGCACAGGTTGACTTGTTTTGACCAAATGCTTTCCACCCCCAGGTGGTTGATGGcctttcaaagttttttttttgtaaagtcACTTCCCTAAAATAAAAAGACAGAAGCACTCTGTGCCATTCAATATCCAAGGCAGGAGCAACAAATTGCCACTTGCCTTTCAATGCCTGTCTTCAAAGAAAAGTAGAAAATCACTTAGAAAAGATCCAGAAATGCACCTCCACAACACATATCATCTGACACTGTTCCAATTCTCTTTAATCCTTAtcatctgtttgtctgtttcacAAAGAGACCAACATGTAGATGTGATCCAAAGGACCTGTCTGACCAACCCATTCCTTCCTGCGAAGCACTGTCCAGCATGGTCCTACCAGCCTTAATGATCACACTCTGGCCTCACACAGCGGCGTGTCACTTGGATGAGCTACATTTCCTCACTAGCGAAGCGAGCATCTGTTTGGGAGTGCTACTGTCCTCTGATCCTTTGCCTCTTCGACACCTTTCCAGGCCAAGTGTTGTTGACTCACCCTGGACAGAGAGTgtctaaggggggggggggggggggggggagggtgagggatgaCAAAATGCATCCTAGTCCAACACCTTCTCTGTTTGTATGATTGGTGGAGGCAAGAGAGTGGAAGTGTGGACAGGGGAAAGAAAGGTGTTGGATGGTggaaatgtgtgtatgttcccTACAATAAACAAATAAAGCCTCCATCATAAATGAGAGTTGTAGGATATCTAAGCGATTTACTGTTGCTGAATGGAACTGTCTTATGGTGTCTGTTTATCCAAATTTGAATTGTGGACATTTAAAGACATTTGGTACTCTAAAGTAAACATGTTTCCTAGACTTGCATCCATATAACAAAACACTATGGCCCTAACTACATTGTATGAAAATGTAGTTTAACTAGTTTAACTACATTTTAAGAGTAGGGTGTGTGGTCCTGTTGAGAAGATATATTTTGTTGGGTACTTGTACCTCCCTAGTTGGTAAGTTTGAATTCTTGGTAGGGCTTGTGGAGAGGATCCGACAGTTAACATACGTCAACAGCAGCAGCATTGGGGCCCCATGCTGTGCTGATTATTTGACTGTTGTAAACGTCCCTGCACCCTGCAGAGGCTCAGAGTGAATCACATCTGGAGCTCAGCTCAGCGAGCACTATAGCTCGCCTGCTCTTCTGATTTAGGCAGTAGAGGCAAAAGCATTTTCTTCTATTCTGATGGATCCTCCCCAGATTTTTTCTGCATCTCATTTGAATAAGCAATGGAAAAACAGTGCAGGGCAGTTCCACACATCTTTACATGTATTTTGCTCTTGTGGCTCCATCTACTGGTGAGGATGGGGAATAGTAGTTCAAGTGAAACATCATTTGCCATACAATTATGAGACTGCTATCAGCATTCTGACTAGATGTAGCATTCACCAGCCTTGCACGCTATAAATAATATGTATAATCACTAGGGAAGTCAGGGTACTGACTTGCCAATGTACTCCAtttatgtatgcatgtatgttttaagtcgctttggataaaagcgtctgctaaatgcataaatgtaaaaaaatgtaatgtatgcaCCTACATGCTTAAATATTTAAACCTAGGTGTCTGGAGCAATTTAACAGCTTAATCTTTCCAACGACAAACATTGTGTTAATTTTCTGTTGCAAAATGTGTTAATTCTAAGGATGTCTCCATACAGAAGTACATGCATTTGCATAATACTTTGGCAACAGAGACTAAAAAAGCATTGCAACCTATTTGAAATCAACGGCGCACACAACTTTTGTCCCTCAATTTTATTATATGAAAATGTACAGAGAGATTAACGGTAGGACTTCTGGTAACGGGCACGGGCTCCAGGTCCACCGAACTTCTTGGACTCGCAGCGACGAGGATCGGCAACCAGCAGGGTCCTGTCGTACTGGATCAGGATGTCCTTGATCTCCTTCTTGGAGGCCTCGTCCACATCTAAAAAGGGAGGGTTTGAGGTTAACTACAGCAGACCACTTCTGAAAAGTAACAGCTTCATCAAGAGTTGAGAAGGGAAATGTGAATATAAAAACAGCATAATTGTGTTTACTTACACTTCTGATAGTAAGCGACCAGGGCTTTGGAGATGGACTGACGGATAGCTGTAAAGAGGAAGAACACCAAGGGACTGGGTTAAATCCTCCTCAAGATCAGTCATACATACAGCAACAATCAAATGATATAATATGGGATTAAAACTCTATATGCGAGAGCAAGCATGAGACGTTTACCGTAGATCTGGGCGACGTGTCCACCACCCTTCACCCGGACTCTGATGTCAACCCCAGCAAAACGCTCCTTGCCCAGCAACAGCACTGGCTCTTGAAGCTAAGGACAGAGGAAAGGAACTTGTCACCTACAATGCTAGGACTGAATGGAAATGGATCTGTGACAAGGTGAGAAGCACTTTGGATCAAATAATCTGAAACAAAGTCAAGTTAGACAGTTAAGCAAGAACCTGTCGAGCTACAGGTGACCAGGATGATTTCTGTGAGGCTCTCAACACCCACCTTGTACTGGAGAGTGGCTGGCTCAATCATCTCCAGGGGTCTGCCGTTCACCTTGATAAGGCCATTTCCCCTCTTGCAGTGAGCAACTGCTGTGGCGGTTTTCTGTAATCACACAACATGGTTCAATCCAATTAGAGTAGCCGCTATGTATATTATCTACATATGTTACAACAGCATCAAGCAGTTAACTTGAAGCAATACTAAACTGGCTACCTGTACATAAGTTTGTCCATTATTAAGGTCAGATTAGCCATGCCTTGATatagtgctagctagttagtagAAAGCGTTTAACAGTGATAACATGATTAAAGGGGTTGGCTAGGCTAGATGATGCCATATCATCTACAGTAGCCATGGGCTGGCAAGATGTCTGGAAATCTTCCTGGCGTTAAAAGGACTGCTAAATCCTTTCAAGCATGACAGTTTACATGGGTTGATCACTACGTATTAATTGCATTTAGACTTGCAATTTCTATGCTTCTTACAACGCAGCCAACTTCACTTGGGACAGTGACGGACAACACTACTGACAGCAAATCAGCCAGTTACCTAGCCTAGGCCCAACTGTTTCCACCTCATTTCCAATTTTGAGAGATCACTAAACTTAGAAAAATATAATTGTAAAAGGTTTCTAGCACCTACTTTAACACACTTCATCAAATATATACTGTTACATGTGGTACATTAGTTGACTGAAACGGAAATTGGCTACCCTCCTTGCTAACGCGTTAGCACCACAACATGCTACGTTAGCCAGCTTGGGTGGTTGAATACACGTGGAATAAATATAGGCTTTATACTTACTTTACGTCCAAAAACTTGGACAGATTGCAGAGGACCTTTAGCCGGCATgtttctgaaataagtaacatACAAGATTActttcacagacacagaaatgtcTTAATTTTTGCCTTTAAAACGGGTGAGGAAAGGAGAACGTACCGTCTTCAGCTAGAGTGCCGTACGGAGAGGCCGAACGGGTTTCTCACGCCGAACATCAGGGGCAGAGGTACGACATTCACAGTTGACATGCGGCTAAACGGAATTTGTATTTACGACAGTTGGAGTCCTTTTCCTCCATTTTGATATTTCGCCACGCCTACTTTCAGAGTTTGTTTCCATGAAAGGGCCATGAAGGACATACTTTTTTGCAATGCCTGTACATAAGAATGGAATTTAATTGTATTACGGCTTTTGGTTGCCTGTCTTGGAACGTTGATCTGCATTTCACTCACTTGTCGTCATAACCTTTCTATTATTTAGACCAGGACAGTCTCTGGAGGAAATCGCGTGGAAATTCAACCAGAGCTTCATTTAAGATGCACTGCCTTCAATACGCTCAGCCAAAGGCACATTATATCGGCCATTTGTTACACCTTGTGTCTAAACAACCAAGCCAGTAGAGGGAGTCCATATTCCAACCTTTGTGCATGAACTACTGGTATACACCCACATGGTCAGAGTTTAGTGGATTTAACAACAAGCAGAGTTTTCACTCATACATGTATGTTATTTAATTATGCTAAGAAATTGTATCTTGTTTTGTAATTGCCTTTATGTAAGCCTGGCATATGTTAAGCCTTTTTAAAATTGGCTTTCACGTCAATGATTCCAAAGCTCTGTTAAAGATCACCATCTACCGGACATTAAAGGCAACTACATAATTTGTATCTTAAAAGTGACGTAATCCTTTTAGTTCACACTTCCCTACTGACAGTAAAGTGTCAGTTTGCCTGTCTGTTGAACTGTCTTACGGACATATGTAaacaaaacacgcacacatatgtacatatatatatatatttatttattgttttgtttGCATATGTCTACAAGGCAGTAAAACTGACAGGAAACATGTCAATGCACACAGAATTCCTGTACTCAGCATGTATCACTGTAATGGGTTTCTCTGTTTTTGCTTGGGTTTGAGTTGAATTCTTTGAGGTTTATCTTGACCACAGGGATCATGTGATCACGGCTGTCTGGGGAGCTCATGGTCCGAGGATGGGAAAGGGACCACTGTTAATGTGGGAAAGAGGAAGTGGAGAGCCTCTGAGGCTGCAAGTGGCcgacctgctgtgtgtctgcagggctgTGGTGGCTGGCTTTCCCATGAGTTCTTAGCCTACCGCACTGATGGGGCAGAATGACAAGAGAATGGGACGTCATTGAATGGTCCACTATTGAAGGTCAGTTAAATCAAGGGACTTGAACGTAGCACATGACAATGTACAGACACGATATGAAATGGTACTGACGCACGCCCT
This region includes:
- the rps16 gene encoding 40S ribosomal protein S16, which codes for MPAKGPLQSVQVFGRKKTATAVAHCKRGNGLIKVNGRPLEMIEPATLQYKLQEPVLLLGKERFAGVDIRVRVKGGGHVAQIYAIRQSISKALVAYYQKYVDEASKKEIKDILIQYDRTLLVADPRRCESKKFGGPGARARYQKSYR